From Brassica oleracea var. oleracea cultivar TO1000 chromosome C3, BOL, whole genome shotgun sequence, a single genomic window includes:
- the LOC106329217 gene encoding NEP1-interacting protein 2-like isoform X1, which translates to MAFQSGFYPLSTTPSPTNVVERMKGACHLLVSAVLGTIISANLIFFFALVGTLLGAFTGALIGQETESGFIRGAEIGAFYGAVLSIEVFQSSIHLWRSDESCLVYLHHVVVSLLSGRLVRERIGPAIRQRISLLEIGGSTLTITGNNNTHGSENGESCSICLQDYQLGEIVRILPNCRHMFHLPCIDSWFLEHRSCPLCRLAFYIPSELLLAV; encoded by the exons ATGGCGTTCCAATCTGGGTTTTATCCTCTCTCGACGACTCCTTCTCCTACCAATGTCGTAGAACGGATGAAAGGCGCTTGTCATCTCCTCGTCTCCGCTGTTCTTGGTACCATTATATCCGCAAACTTGATCTTCTTCTTCGCACTAG TTGGCACGTTGTTAGGGGCATTTACGGGAGCTTTGATAGGCCAAGAAACAGAGAGTGGGTTCATCAGGGGAGCAGAGATTGGAGCCTTTTATGGAGCTGTTCTCTCCATCGAGGTTTTTCAATCATCGATCCATCTTTGGAGATCCGACGAGTCATGCCTTGTCTACTTG CATCATGTCGTTGTTAGTCTTCTAAGCGGGAGACTCGTACGGGAGCGCATAGGTCCTGCTATACGGCAGCGTATAAGTCTACTCGAGATAGGAGGCTCAACGTTGACAATCACTGGCAACAATAACACCCATGGTTCTGAGAACGGAGAATCCTGTTCCATTTGTCTTCAG GATTACCAACTTGGTGAAATAGTTAGAATCTTGCCTAATTGTCGTCACATGTTTCACTTACCTTGTATTGACAGTTGGTTCCTTGAGCACCGTTCTTGTCCATTATGTAGAC TTGCCTTTTACATCCCCTCAGAGTTACTACTAGCAGTCTAA
- the LOC106329217 gene encoding NEP1-interacting protein 2-like isoform X4: MAFQSGFYPLSTTPSPTNVVERMKGACHLLVSAVLGTIISANLIFFFALVGTLLGAFTGALIGQETESGFIRGAEIGAFYGAVLSIEHHVVVSLLSGRLVRERIGPAIRQRISLLEIGGSTLTITGNNNTHGSENGESCSICLQDYQLGEIVRILPNCRHMFHLPCIDSWFLEHRSCPLCRLAFYIPSELLLAV, encoded by the exons ATGGCGTTCCAATCTGGGTTTTATCCTCTCTCGACGACTCCTTCTCCTACCAATGTCGTAGAACGGATGAAAGGCGCTTGTCATCTCCTCGTCTCCGCTGTTCTTGGTACCATTATATCCGCAAACTTGATCTTCTTCTTCGCACTAG TTGGCACGTTGTTAGGGGCATTTACGGGAGCTTTGATAGGCCAAGAAACAGAGAGTGGGTTCATCAGGGGAGCAGAGATTGGAGCCTTTTATGGAGCTGTTCTCTCCATCGAG CATCATGTCGTTGTTAGTCTTCTAAGCGGGAGACTCGTACGGGAGCGCATAGGTCCTGCTATACGGCAGCGTATAAGTCTACTCGAGATAGGAGGCTCAACGTTGACAATCACTGGCAACAATAACACCCATGGTTCTGAGAACGGAGAATCCTGTTCCATTTGTCTTCAG GATTACCAACTTGGTGAAATAGTTAGAATCTTGCCTAATTGTCGTCACATGTTTCACTTACCTTGTATTGACAGTTGGTTCCTTGAGCACCGTTCTTGTCCATTATGTAGAC TTGCCTTTTACATCCCCTCAGAGTTACTACTAGCAGTCTAA
- the LOC106329217 gene encoding NEP1-interacting protein 2-like isoform X3, whose amino-acid sequence MAFQSGFYPLSTTPSPTNVVERMKGACHLLVSAVLGTIISANLIFFFALVGTLLGAFTGALIGQETESGFIRGAEIGAFYGAVLSIEVFQSSIHLWRSDESCLVYLHHVVVSLLSGRLVRERIGPAIRQRISLLEIGGSTLTITGNNNTHGSENGESCSICLQDYQLGEIVRILPNCRHMFHLPCIDSWFLEHRSCPLCRRDF is encoded by the exons ATGGCGTTCCAATCTGGGTTTTATCCTCTCTCGACGACTCCTTCTCCTACCAATGTCGTAGAACGGATGAAAGGCGCTTGTCATCTCCTCGTCTCCGCTGTTCTTGGTACCATTATATCCGCAAACTTGATCTTCTTCTTCGCACTAG TTGGCACGTTGTTAGGGGCATTTACGGGAGCTTTGATAGGCCAAGAAACAGAGAGTGGGTTCATCAGGGGAGCAGAGATTGGAGCCTTTTATGGAGCTGTTCTCTCCATCGAGGTTTTTCAATCATCGATCCATCTTTGGAGATCCGACGAGTCATGCCTTGTCTACTTG CATCATGTCGTTGTTAGTCTTCTAAGCGGGAGACTCGTACGGGAGCGCATAGGTCCTGCTATACGGCAGCGTATAAGTCTACTCGAGATAGGAGGCTCAACGTTGACAATCACTGGCAACAATAACACCCATGGTTCTGAGAACGGAGAATCCTGTTCCATTTGTCTTCAG GATTACCAACTTGGTGAAATAGTTAGAATCTTGCCTAATTGTCGTCACATGTTTCACTTACCTTGTATTGACAGTTGGTTCCTTGAGCACCGTTCTTGTCCATTATGTAGACGTGACTTTTAA
- the LOC106335286 gene encoding F-box/LRR-repeat protein At3g58930-like, with protein sequence MDRIGSLPDEVLSHILSFLTTKEAALTSILSKRWRNLFTLVPNLDIDDSVFLIPEEGKRERDGILRSFLDFVDRVLALQGDTPINKFSLKCKTGIDTDRVNLWICNVLQRGVTSLELVLDFPRIGDDDFMYLLPDEMFVSSTLVELSLRSEFGVDWWQGGTNTFLPMLKTLTFESTWILLCDDLQEFLSGFPVLEEFYMAEIEWPQSDQSVSSESLSKLTIYAGGFEDFWNPKNISFDTPSLVYLEYSDFVAADYPKVNLPNLAEAVLILKVTRDQVDLIRAPDDEDDVSLRLGNVWKLISGLRNVNKLFFSAESLEVLSLCCESMPVFNNLKSLHITCDADLGWQAMPALLRNCPHLETLILKGLLHHVTDKCGDACDCITREDKGRSLSSCPVKKLQIRGFKGTVREKEMIRHFLESFPCLDEMEVYAAGQNNDNDPTNVEVNRIYKIIAYKVHAEEISTDTVLQSESMSQTQMEEISSQFTPRNNRNKYDFVYILHGSPPPPQDMSQDYLKEQLDAAKTKLAELNEEYKERQRVHDANEEYKERQRVHDAMFDRIVEQYPMIASALKARQAATDSEGSEASNDQEKKRDVEALLEIMADLYPDFASALRAMRGTDLERGEPSRDQGEMAKLDQPTSTAMAADLLPRDGH encoded by the exons ATGGATCGTATCGGAAGTCTCCCTGACGAGGTTCTTTCTCATATACTCTCTTTCCTCACAACAAAGGAAGCTGCTTTAACCTCGATTCTCTCCAAAAGATGGCGTAATCTGTTTACACTCGTCCCTAACCTCGACATTGACGACTCTGTGTTTCTTATTCCGGAAGAGGGTAAGCGAGAAAGAGACGGTATCCTTCGAAGCTTCTTGGATTTCGTGGATAGGGTTCTAGCTTTGCAAGGTGATACCCCCATCAATAAATTCTCCTTGAAATGCAAAACTGGTATCGACACAGATCGTGTGAATCTTTGGATATGTAATGTCCTCCAACGTGGCGTTACAAGCCTTGAACTTGTCCTCGATTTTCCTAGAATCGGTGATGACGATTTTATGTATTTACTGCCTGATGAGATGTTTGTTAGTAGCACACTGGTGGAGTTGAGTTTAAGAAGCGAGTTCGGTGTTGATTGGTGGCAAGGAGGTACAAACACTTTCTTACCAATGCTCAAGACTCTCACCTTCGAATCTACGTGGATTCTGTTGTGCGATGATCTTCAGGAGTTCCTCTCTGGTTTCCCTGTTCTTGAGGAGTTCTACATGGCTGAGATTGAGTGGCCTCAGTCGGACCAATCCGTGTCGAGTGAAAGCCTTAGTAAGTTAACTATCTATGCCGGCGGTTTCGAAGACTTTTGGAATCCGAAAAACATTTCTTTTGATACTCCCAGTCTCGTTTACCTTGAGTATTCTGATTTTGTTGCCGCGGATTATCCCAAAGTCAACTTGCCCAATCTAGCTGAGGCTGTACTCATCCTTAAGGTAACTAGGGATCAGGTTGATTTAATACGAGCACCAGATGACGAAGATGATGTTTCTCTACGTCTTGGAAATGTTTGGAAGCTCATAAGTGGCTTAAGAAATGTGAATAAGCTTTTCTTTTCTGCTGAGTCTCTTGAG GTACTTTCTCTATGCTGTGAGTCGATGCCGGTGTTCAACAACCTCAAATCTCTACATATTACTTGTGATGCGGATCTGGGATGGCAAGCGATGCCGGCTCTCTTAAGGAACTGTCCCCATTTAGAAACTTTAATCCTCAAG GGTCTCTTACACCATGTGACTGACAAGTGCGGGGATGCTTGCGACTGTATAACTCGGGAGGACAAAGGTCGTTCACTTTCATCATGTCCAGTGAAGAAGTTGCAGATCAGAGGGTTTAAAGGAACAGTTAGAGAGAAAGAGATGATAAGGCATTTCTTGGAGTCTTTCCCATGTTTGGATGAGATGGAAGTATATGCCGCAGGCCAGAATAATGATAATGATCCTACAAACGTGGAAGTAAATAGAATTTATAAAATCATTGCATACAAGGTCCACGCGGAGGAGATTTCTACTGATACTGTGCTACAGTCTGAGAGTATGTCCCAAACCCAGATGGAGGAGATCTCCTCTCAG TTTACACCCCGCAATAACAGAAATAAGTACGATTTTGTTTACATCTTGCATGGATCTCCTCCTCCACCGCAGGATATGTCTCAGGACTACCTTAAAGAACAGCTTGATGCTGCTAAGACCAAACTTGCAGAACTTAATGAGGAATATAAGGAAAGGCAACGAGTCCATGATGCTAATGAGGAATATAAGGAAAGGCAACGAGTCCATGATGCTATGTTTGATAGAATTGTTGAGCAGTACCCGATGATAGCATCGGCATTGAAGGCTCGACAAGCTGCAACAGACTCTGAGGGGTCAGAGGCGTCTAACGATCAGGAGAAGAAGCGGGACGTCGAGGCTCTGTTGGAAATCATGGCGGACCTGTATCCAGATTTTGCATCAGCGCTGAGGGCTATGCGTGGGACTGACTTAGAGCGAGGGGAGCCGTCGAGAGATCAGGGGGAGATGGCCAAGCTCGACCAACCTACGTCCACAGCTATGGCAGCAGATCTTTTACCACGAGATGGACACTAG
- the LOC106329217 gene encoding NEP1-interacting protein 2-like isoform X2: MAFQSGFYPLSTTPSPTNVVERMKGACHLLVSAVLGTIISANLIFFFALVGTLLGAFTGALIGQETESGFIRGAEIGAFYGAVLSIEVFQSSIHLWRSDESCLVYLHHVVVSLLSGRLVRERIGPAIRQRISLLEIGGSTLTITGNNNTHGSENGESCSICLQDYQLGEIVRILPNCRHMFHLPCIDSWFLEHRSCPLFAFYIPSELLLAV, translated from the exons ATGGCGTTCCAATCTGGGTTTTATCCTCTCTCGACGACTCCTTCTCCTACCAATGTCGTAGAACGGATGAAAGGCGCTTGTCATCTCCTCGTCTCCGCTGTTCTTGGTACCATTATATCCGCAAACTTGATCTTCTTCTTCGCACTAG TTGGCACGTTGTTAGGGGCATTTACGGGAGCTTTGATAGGCCAAGAAACAGAGAGTGGGTTCATCAGGGGAGCAGAGATTGGAGCCTTTTATGGAGCTGTTCTCTCCATCGAGGTTTTTCAATCATCGATCCATCTTTGGAGATCCGACGAGTCATGCCTTGTCTACTTG CATCATGTCGTTGTTAGTCTTCTAAGCGGGAGACTCGTACGGGAGCGCATAGGTCCTGCTATACGGCAGCGTATAAGTCTACTCGAGATAGGAGGCTCAACGTTGACAATCACTGGCAACAATAACACCCATGGTTCTGAGAACGGAGAATCCTGTTCCATTTGTCTTCAG GATTACCAACTTGGTGAAATAGTTAGAATCTTGCCTAATTGTCGTCACATGTTTCACTTACCTTGTATTGACAGTTGGTTCCTTGAGCACCGTTCTTGTCCATTAT TTGCCTTTTACATCCCCTCAGAGTTACTACTAGCAGTCTAA